From the Gallaecimonas mangrovi genome, one window contains:
- the flgN gene encoding flagellar protein FlgN — translation MTAKQLLAALIKGVKQDIARCEEVSKLLRHQERLLRRTDDEGLAALNRLLMPALEQLADSASKRTDLLKRLGVTPNQSGMTVLLNKLPATLSNQLAPLWQVLQDRLAQCQALNERNGQLLADQQELLSNCLNQAPVVEYGPGH, via the coding sequence ATGACCGCCAAGCAGCTCCTGGCCGCCCTAATAAAAGGGGTAAAACAGGATATTGCTCGCTGCGAAGAAGTCTCCAAATTATTGCGTCATCAAGAACGCCTGCTGCGCCGCACCGACGATGAAGGTTTGGCGGCGTTGAATCGCTTGCTGATGCCGGCGCTGGAGCAGCTGGCCGACAGCGCCAGCAAGCGCACCGATCTGTTAAAGCGGTTGGGTGTAACGCCAAATCAAAGCGGCATGACAGTGCTGCTAAATAAACTGCCAGCCACGCTTTCTAACCAGCTGGCACCACTTTGGCAGGTATTGCAAGACAGGCTAGCCCAGTGTCAGGCGCTTAATGAGCGCAATGGCCAGCTGCTGGCCGACCAGCAAGAACTGCTGTCGAACTGCCTTAATCAGGCGCCCGTCGTCGAGTATGGACCCG